A segment of the Leptospira barantonii genome:
GAAAAGATCGGGAGTTTTGAAAAGGATCTGACTTATTTTACCGGATACGCGGATACGACTTATCTTCTTTGTAAGGATAACAGCAGACAGGACGCGCGGATTCTTTACGTTCGAGGAATCAATCCGTTAGGCGCTTCTCTCAGAAAGACGATCAAGGATCTGATCGAATTTGAAATTTTGAATTCGCGCAAAAGCGAAGATGCGGCCGAAGCACAGTTAACGTTTTCCTTATATACCATTAGCATACTTTCCTTTTTGTCGCTTTTGGCGGGCGTGTGGTTTTCAAGATCGATCATCCGTTCCATCATGTTTCCGTTACGAAAGGCGATCGGTTTTGCGTCGGAGATTCAAAACGGAAATCTGAACAATCAAATCGAAATCGATCGTTTTGACGAAATGGGCGAACTTCTGGATTTTCTAAAAAAAATGGAAACGTCGCTTCGGGAAATCATAGTGGAAGCGCGCATCTCCATCAAAAGTTCCGAAGAGGCGAGCAGAGAATTCTACAAGGTTTCAAAAGAATTTATTTCCACTTCCGAAACTCAGGCAAACGATTCGCGTAACGTCGCGGATCTTATCGATCGTCTGAGTATATTAGTGGAAAAGAATACTTCCACGATTCTTACTTCCGCGGAACATCTCCGCAATTTGGAAAAAGAGATTCAGAAAAATCTTTCCTCCCTGATTCGAGTGACCGAATCCTTAAATTCTCTCGCGCTACAGGCGAAGGAATCTTCCGAAACCGCGATCAAAGGAAGGGAGAAGGTGGACGGAGTTCAAAAATCTTTTTCCGAAGTGAAACGTACGGTTCATAAGATCAAGGATTCGCTCGCGAAGATCGGAGAAATTTCCACGAAGACGAATATGCTTGCGTTGAACGCCGCGATCGAAGCCGCGCGCGCCGGCGAACAAGGACGCGGTTTTTCCGTGGTCGCCGACGAGGTTTCCCAACTCGCGGAACATACGATGAAGAATACGAAAGAGATCACCGATCTCATCGAGTTTACCCGAACCAGCATCGAAGCCGGGAACGGAGAGATTGAACAGTTCTCCGATTTTTTTACGATGATTCAAGAGAACGCGTCCAATATGGCGCATTTTAGTTTGCGTCTTTTGGACGATATGCGTGCGCAGGAATCCGGTTTGAATTTGTATTCCCAAAAGATGCACGAGGTAGCTTCGAATATTACGGATTTAGAATCTTCTTCTCTGGAAAATAAAAGCGCTTACAGTTCGATCAAACGTTTGATTCAGGATCTTTCGCAAGGTGCGCGTTTGATTTCTTCCGGTTCTCAGGAAATCGATTCGGGCGCGAAGAAGATCGACGAACAATCCGATCGTGTAAAACGTTTGATGGAAAAGTTTTCGATATAAAACGCGATGTCGCATTAGAAAAAGAATTACTTTCTTACCGAAACGTGTAAAATACTCCAGTCGTCCGAGTCGCCCATAGGATTTCCCGAACGAAAACGGAAATCCGAGGAACGGTTTTGTGAGTTTATTTCATTCCGAAAACAAGACCCGAGTCGTTTGGGATATTATAATATTCTTTTGTATTCTTTATGCGGCGTTGGAATCCCCGCTTCGTTTGGTTCTGAATTACGAACAGGGTCTTACGATGAGCGGAATTTATATCGCGGTTGATCTTCTCTTTTTCGGCGATATTCTGGTCTGTTTATTCTCGCCCGAATCGTTTCGACACCGATTGATCTACATCGGAAAGGAAAAGACGATTCATTATCTCAAGACCTGGTTTGTGTTCGACTTTATCGCGGCTTTTCCGTTTGAGATCGTCGCACAGAAAATTCTTTCCATAGAATTGTCCTCACATCCGTTTCTGTTTCTCGTGTTCGGGCTTACGAGAATCGTAAAGGTCGTTCGTGTTCCCGCGATTCTTCACAGACTCAATCTTGCGTTCAAACCCGCCCCCGGAGTTTTGCGTCTTGTATTGCTCGGATTTTGGATCAGCGTAGTCGCTCATTGGTGCGCGGTGGGTTGGTTGTATATGGATGAGATCGATTCCTCCAAAACCGGTTGGGACGAATACATTCGAGCCTTATACTGGTCCGTGATGACTCTTGCAACCGTGGGTTACGGAGACGTTTTGCCCGTGACTACCAATCAAAGAATCTACGTGATTCTCGTGATGATGCTCGGCGCCGCGGTTTACGCGACCGTGATCGGAAACATCGCGAGTATATTAGGAAATTTAGATTTAGTCCGCGCGGCTCAGATGAAACGTATGTCTCAGGTCGATTCGTTTTTGAGGGCGAGAAATCTTCCGTATTTGATCCGAAGAAAAATCCGGGATTACTATATGTATATCATGGAACGAGGATTCGGTGAAAACGAAAGAGAATTGTTAAACGACTTGCCGATGTCCTTACAAAGAGAAGTGAAAATTCATCTTCACAGAGAATTGCTCGAAAAGGTTCCCTTTCTCAAAGGAGCGGATTCTTCTCTGGTTACGACTCTCGTGTTCGCGTTAAAACATCATATCTTTTTACCGGGAGATATCGTATTCAGAAAAGGTGATGTAGGTCATAATCTGTATATCTTAAGCGAAGGAAACGTTGAGATTCTCGCGGAGAATGATACGGTGATCGCTTCCCTTTCCGAAGGAAAATTTTTCGGAGAACTCGCCTTGGTAAAAGAAGAACGAAGATCGGCGACGGTTCGATCTATCGGTATTTCTCAGATGTACACCTTGAGCAAGGAAGATTTTTTACAGGCCTTGAATCAGTATCCTAGTTTTAAAGAAGCGATGTATGAAAGTTTAAAGTCTTGGAAAGGAAAACCGGATTCCACGAAATCGGCGCGATCCAAAAAAAACGCAAAATCTACAAAGAAGAATTCTTCCCGGAAGAGAAAGTGATCCGTATCGAATTGGAGATTCAATTCAGATCGAGTTGAACCGAGTTCGGATTAAATTTCCAGAACCGCAAAACCCTTTTTGATCGTTTCCTTTTTGTTTCCTACTCTGATCTTACCGGAAATTTTTCCTTCGATTCTTTCCATCGGAATCTTTTTACCGAAAAAACCGGAGATCGTATGTTGTGTGGTTCGAACCGGAGTTACGGTCAATTCGATTTGATCGGAGGGATCGTGAAGGACGTAAGACAGAGATTCTTTTTTGAAAGTCGCCGTTTCCAAGAAGGTCGGAACTCCGTTCTTCCAAATAAGAATCCCGGTGTTCTTGTTGATGTTCAGACGAAAGGAATTCTTCCCCGAAGTCCAACCGTAGATACGGGATTCCGGGAAAAAGGATTGGTTTCCAAAACCCGTCGCGATGCTGTAAGAAAGTTTTTCCGAAGACTCCAAATTCCAAGTGTTGTCGTCGATCGAAAGCTGACCGCGAACGGAAAGATCGGGAGAAATCAAACGGAACAACCAATCCTTACCGGATTCTTCCAAAGAAGAAACGGGCTTATGCGTTTTTTCGACGGTGCTGACGAGCGCGTCGAGTTGTAAGTTGAGATTGGAGGCCAAGATGGAAGAATGCGTATAACCCTGTTGGATCGTATCGTCCAATCGGAAATTGAATCTTTGGTTTCCTTGGGTAAAACTCCAGTAGCCGTTTCGAAACGTCCCTCTGGAAAGAAATTCTTTACCGGGGCTACCGGCCCATTCGAAGTCCTTAAAATTCTCGTGTTCAAAAAACCAGAGGTTGAGAAGGGCCTTGCAGGCGCCCGGACCGCGAAAAATTCGCAAGCCGAGTAGGAAATCTTCTGTAATCAAATCGACTAAAACGGAGTCTATTTTCTTCCAGGAAGATAAGAAAGAAGTTTTATACTCTCTGGAATTATCGATTCCAAGAGTTCCTGAATAGAGACCGAGATTGGGTTCTAGTGTGGAGGGGTTGAGAAGATGGCCGATCGCCTCTTTCATACGAATTCCTTTACGATTGTCAGTTTTTTCAGAGGTTTCAAAAAAAAAAGAAGAATGTAGTCTTCCCTTCTCCTTAATTTGGGGCTTTTTCTCCGGAATTTTGCTTGCCGGGGCCCGCTTCATGGATTCCAGTAAATAGACTTTAAAAGAAGATATGTTATACAGTCAGGATACAAGCAATTTACTCTCTTACGGAGAGAACTATTACCAACCTCATTACCAGCCTATCCTGGAAGTCACCAACTGCAATATCATAGGATACGAAGTTCTCGGTAGATTTTATTCTCCCGAAAAAAACGAGTATCGTTCCCTCGGTTATCAATTCCACAATCCCGAACTCGATACGATTCGTCTGATCCAGATCGATCGTTTGATCCGAGAAAAGGCGATCCGTCATCTCAAGGACACCGGACTCAGGACCAAGTTGTTCCTCAACATGATGCCTAACTTTCTCTCCATGATTCATACCGGAGACGTTCTGGATCTGAAGAGACTTCACGTTCTCAATCTCATCGAAAAATACGATATATCCCCCGCCGACGTGGTTTTAGAAATCACCGAGGACAAGTTCGACGGAAGTATCGAAAAACTTCTTTCGATCGTAAACGTGTTTAAGGACTACGGATTTAAGATCGCCGTGGACGATCTCGGAGTCGGCTTTTCCAATCTCGAAAGAATCGGTTATATTCATCCCGACATCATGAAGGTCGACATCAAGATCATGCGGGAAAGTTTAAACCGAAGATCCTTCAAAAACGTTTTGAGCGCGATCGCGGACATGTCCCAAAAACTCGGATCGGATCTTCTTTTCGAAGGAATCGAAACCGAGGAAGAATTGCATCTCGCACTTTCGATGGGCGCCAACCTTCTCCAGGGATTTTATTTTTCAAGACCTCAGGTTGAGTTTCAGGATAAGAAACAGTTCAACAGAACGCTTCGAGACACTTTGGAAAAATTCTCGGGTCTTCGCTTTATGGAACTTCTGGAAGAATTTCAAAAGGGTCAAGCGGTCATAGACGCGCTCGGTGAAAAGTTGGAAGCGCTTCGTCATAACGGTAAAGAAGATCTTCCGGTTGTTCTTCATCTTATGCTCGGCAATCTTCCTTCGGAGATTCTTTCCGTATTCGCTTGCGACATCTTCGGTTATCAGATCACTCCTACGTATTTTCGTTCTCATCCCGGGGAAGAATGGGATTCCGACCTGACCGAGATCGGGAACAACTACGCTTGGAGGCCGTTCTTCATTCGTCACAAAGCGAAGGTGGTTCAAAGCGGGGCGAAGTGGACCGTGACCGAACCGGTTTACGATATGGATCTCCACAAACAGGTCGTGATCTTTACCTACACTCTTCGAGATAATTACATTCTCATCATCAAGATGGACTGGGAACGGGTTTAAGAAAGTCGCCCCGTTCTTATGTCGGATTGTCGTACCTCCGACAAATCTTAACGAGTTAGATTTCGGTTGAAATTTAAGAATTTTCTGATATAGAAAATTCTTCCGATTTTTTCCCGCCACCTCTCCACCTCCACCCAATCTGGGTGGGGCGCGCAAGTTCACTGAAAGATTGTCGTACCCCCGACGAACATCCGATCTTTACAATTGATCTCTCCTTACAAAAAAAAACACTGGTAGAATAGGGGAAGGTGCTTTTGTGACCGAGATTCTAAAAATCCAGGACCTCAGGGCGGGAATTCAAACCGGAGATTCCGGAGAAATCAAAGAGATCGTAAAAGGCGTCAATCTTACGATTCGACCCGGAGAAGTGCACGCCATCATGGGACCGAACGGTTCCGGAAAAAGCACCCTGTCCAACGTCATCATGGGTCATCCGAAATACCAAGTGTTGTCGGGTGATATTCTATTCGAAGGAAAATCCATTCTCAATCTACCGACCGACGAACGTGCCCGTCTCGGAATCTTTCTTTGTTTTCAATATCCGACGAGCATTCCAGGAGTTACGATCGGTAACTTTTTAAAGACCATCGTCAAGTCCGTTCGCGGTAAGGATGTTCCCGTTAAGGAATTCAGAAAAGAACTCAAAGAATCCATGGCCGGACTCGATATGCCCGAGTCGTTTATCTCCCGTTATGTGAACGACGGATTCTCCGGCGGAGAAAAAAAGAGAAACGAAATCCTTCAGATGAGTTTACTCAAACCGAAACTTTCCGTGTTGGACGAAACCGATTCCGGACTCGACATCGACGCGCTTAGAATCGTAAGCGAAGGAATCAATCGGAACAAAACCGCGGAACGTTCCATCCTTCTCATCACACACTATCAAAGAATGCTAAACTACATCACGCCCGATTTCGTTCACGTTTTCGCAAAGGGAAGAATTCTCAAAACCGGAACGAGAGAACTCGCGCTCGAATTGGAAGAGAAAGGATACGACTGGATCCTTGCCGAGTCCGGGGACTGAAACGAAAGTGACTTTGGAAGTTCAGTTCGAAGACCGAATCTCCCGGAGCGCGGAGCCGCAGGCTCTGAAGGATTTCCGCAAAAGGGTTTTTGCTAAATTCAAAACTTTGAATATTCCAAGAACGGAAAACGAGTCTTGGAGAAAAATCCCTCTTTCCAATTTTCATCCGGAAGAATTCTCCGAGGTTCCGGGCGCGGACGCCGTAGTCTGCAAAACCCCGAGTTCCGTAAAACTCGTAAGATCCGAGGAGCTTACCGGAAAAGAACTCGAATTCTTTTTAAACGCACTCGAAAGTATATTCCAAAAACGAAATGAAGAATGGTTTACCCTATTCAGCCTTTCCTCCTTTACGCACGGGGTTTATCTCGAAGTCGAATCCGATCGTGTGATCCAAGAGGAGATCGAAATCAAGTTTCGACTCGAAAAAGGAAATCAGATTCTTCCGTTAGTTGTCGTTAAGCTCGGAAATCACAGCAAGGCCTTTGTCGCGGAACGTTACGAATGTCCCGAAGAAAAGGATTTTAAACTCTTTCAAGGTTTGACTTCGATTCACGTCGGTGCGGGCGCGAAGGTCACGTATGCGGGCATAGAATCCTTCGGATCTTCCGTGTTTCATTTTCAGAATTTATTCTCGGATCAAAAAGAGGATTCGGACGTAAAGATCGCAAAGGTAACTCCGGGCGGGTATAAAGGGAAGAATCTTCTCAACGTGGAACTTTCCGGCAAAGGTGCGCGTGCGCGTGTGATCGGACTTGCTCCGATGTCCGACCGAGAATTTCAGGATTCCGAAGTGAAGATCGTTCACAACGAAAGTCATACGGAAAGTTCGATTCTTTACAGAGGTGCGTTCAAGGATAAGGCCCATCATATCTTTACGGGAAATCTTCATATTCCGAATTCCTGCAAGGACGTGAACGCGATCCAGATCAACAACAACCTTCTTCTCAACCGTTCCGCAAGAGCCGAATCGATTCCGAAGCTCGAAGTATATGCGGAGAACGTAAAGTGCGAACACGGCGCGACCGTCGGAGAGATCGACGAAGAACAATTATTCTATCTTGCTTCCCGTGGAATCGACGAGGACGAGGCCAGAAGAATGATCGTGGACGGATTTTTAGGCCAAGTCATTGGTGAAATTGAATCCGATTCTATACAAGAGGAACTTTTTCAATTGATCGTCCGTAAGGTGGAAGGTTAAATATGAGCTTTCGTAAACTCGCAAATCTGTCCGAAATAGAAAACGGGAAAGTCAAAGTAATTGAAACCCGATATAATAGAATCGGGATTACGAGTTTGGACGGAAACCTTTACGCGTTCGAAGACGTTTGCACACACGACGGAGAGGCGATCTCCGAGGGAGAATTGTGTGGAGACGTAATCACCTGCCCGAGACACGAGGCGCAGTTTTCGATTAAAACCGGAAAGGCGCTTTGTATGCCCGCTGTGGAAGATCTCCCGATTTATCCGGTGAGAATCGTAGGTGACTCGATCGAGGTGGACTTGGAGGATTGACATATATGAGTTTTTCCGCGGAAAGAATCAGGACCGATTTCCCTATCTTGGGAACTAAAATGAACGGGAAGCCTCTCGTCTTTTTGGACAGCGCGGCCAGTTCTCAAAAACCTTTTACGGTCATCGATACGATCGAAAAATATTATCGCGAAGAGAATGCGAACATTCACCGGGGCATTTATTATCTTTCACAAAAGGCCACCGAAAAATACGAACTCAGTAGAATTCATCTTTCCCGTTTTATCGGAGCGCAATGCGCTAAGGTTTGTATCTTTACGAGAAACGCAACCGAGTCGATCAACTTAGTCGCTCAAACCTGGGGAAGAACCCAGATCAAAGAAGGCGACGAGATCGTTCTCAACGAACTCGAACATCATTCCAATATCGTTCCTTGGCAGATGTTGGCCCAGGAAAAAAAAGCCGTACTTAAGTTCATACCTTTGAACGAAGACAGCACATTGGATCTTACAAATCTCGACGAAATCATCACCGCCAAAACGAAGTTAGTCGCCGTGTCTCAGATGTCCAACGTGACCGGTACGATTCACGACATTCTTCCCATTCAAAAAAGAGCGAAAGAAGTCGGAGCAAAAGTCCTCGTGGACGGAGCGCAGGGAGTTTGTCACCTTCCCGTGAATATGAGAGAAATGGATTATGATTTCTACGTATTCTCCGCTCACAAAATGCTCGGACCGACCGGAGTCGGAGTTCTTTACGCGAAAGAGGAAATCTTGGAAGAGATGCCTCCTTGGATGGGCGGGGGAGATATGATCTCCCAGGTTTACAAGGAAAGATCCACTTACGCGGAACTTCCTTCCAAACTCGAAGCGGGAACTCCCAACATCGCGGGTGTGATCGGTTTCGGTTCCGCGATCGAATATCTCGAAACGATCGGAATGCAGGAAATTAGAAATCACGAAGTCGAACTTCTTACGTATGCGCTCGATCGTCTGGACGATTTCGGCGGACTCGAACTCTACGGAACGAGAGATCTTTCGAAAAGAGGGGGAGTGATTTCCTTCAACTTTCCGGGGGTTCATCCGCACGACGTGGGAACGATTCTCGACGAAGAAGGAATCGCGATTCGGGTCGGACATCACTGTGCACAACCGTTTATGGCGTTTAAGAATATTCCGGGAACCTGCCGCGCGAGTCTTTACCTTTACAATACAAAAGACGACATCGATCGATTGATCGAGGGTCTAATTAAGGTAAAGGAGATTTTCTCCCGTGTCCTTAAGCGATAGTCTTTACAAAGAAGTCATACTCGATCACTATCAAAATCCCAGATTTCGAGGCAAACTCGAACCGGCGGATCTATTCGAACACGGGATCAATCCCCTTTGCGGAGACGAACTCGAACTTACGATCAATCTAAACGGAGATACGATCGTAGACGTGCGTGTGACCGGAAAGGGTTGTTCGATTTCCCAAGCCTCCGGTTCCATGATGGCGGAATCGATCCGGGGAAAAACGGTCGCGGAAGCCGAGAATATTCTCAGCAGATTTAAGAATATGTTTTTGGAAGATCGGGATCCTAAGTTCGAAGAGG
Coding sequences within it:
- a CDS encoding ion transporter produces the protein MSLFHSENKTRVVWDIIIFFCILYAALESPLRLVLNYEQGLTMSGIYIAVDLLFFGDILVCLFSPESFRHRLIYIGKEKTIHYLKTWFVFDFIAAFPFEIVAQKILSIELSSHPFLFLVFGLTRIVKVVRVPAILHRLNLAFKPAPGVLRLVLLGFWISVVAHWCAVGWLYMDEIDSSKTGWDEYIRALYWSVMTLATVGYGDVLPVTTNQRIYVILVMMLGAAVYATVIGNIASILGNLDLVRAAQMKRMSQVDSFLRARNLPYLIRRKIRDYYMYIMERGFGENERELLNDLPMSLQREVKIHLHRELLEKVPFLKGADSSLVTTLVFALKHHIFLPGDIVFRKGDVGHNLYILSEGNVEILAENDTVIASLSEGKFFGELALVKEERRSATVRSIGISQMYTLSKEDFLQALNQYPSFKEAMYESLKSWKGKPDSTKSARSKKNAKSTKKNSSRKRK
- the sufD gene encoding Fe-S cluster assembly protein SufD, with amino-acid sequence MTLEVQFEDRISRSAEPQALKDFRKRVFAKFKTLNIPRTENESWRKIPLSNFHPEEFSEVPGADAVVCKTPSSVKLVRSEELTGKELEFFLNALESIFQKRNEEWFTLFSLSSFTHGVYLEVESDRVIQEEIEIKFRLEKGNQILPLVVVKLGNHSKAFVAERYECPEEKDFKLFQGLTSIHVGAGAKVTYAGIESFGSSVFHFQNLFSDQKEDSDVKIAKVTPGGYKGKNLLNVELSGKGARARVIGLAPMSDREFQDSEVKIVHNESHTESSILYRGAFKDKAHHIFTGNLHIPNSCKDVNAIQINNNLLLNRSARAESIPKLEVYAENVKCEHGATVGEIDEEQLFYLASRGIDEDEARRMIVDGFLGQVIGEIESDSIQEELFQLIVRKVEG
- the sufU gene encoding Fe-S cluster assembly sulfur transfer protein SufU yields the protein MSLSDSLYKEVILDHYQNPRFRGKLEPADLFEHGINPLCGDELELTINLNGDTIVDVRVTGKGCSISQASGSMMAESIRGKTVAEAENILSRFKNMFLEDRDPKFEEELEDLESMESVKKIPARIKCAVLPWNTLERALSRAGNK
- a CDS encoding EAL domain-containing protein; translation: MLYSQDTSNLLSYGENYYQPHYQPILEVTNCNIIGYEVLGRFYSPEKNEYRSLGYQFHNPELDTIRLIQIDRLIREKAIRHLKDTGLRTKLFLNMMPNFLSMIHTGDVLDLKRLHVLNLIEKYDISPADVVLEITEDKFDGSIEKLLSIVNVFKDYGFKIAVDDLGVGFSNLERIGYIHPDIMKVDIKIMRESLNRRSFKNVLSAIADMSQKLGSDLLFEGIETEEELHLALSMGANLLQGFYFSRPQVEFQDKKQFNRTLRDTLEKFSGLRFMELLEEFQKGQAVIDALGEKLEALRHNGKEDLPVVLHLMLGNLPSEILSVFACDIFGYQITPTYFRSHPGEEWDSDLTEIGNNYAWRPFFIRHKAKVVQSGAKWTVTEPVYDMDLHKQVVIFTYTLRDNYILIIKMDWERV
- a CDS encoding methyl-accepting chemotaxis protein gives rise to the protein MNLLGSIGIKTRLRLSFGAIIGMFILSSVLTVYNTFVYRKTIRSMIDNSQPKSQLLNLTLEKLILIELTLSSEVSTIDLVLIEEENKKILSLFREIESNNSKLKEFPLETSELEKIGSFEKDLTYFTGYADTTYLLCKDNSRQDARILYVRGINPLGASLRKTIKDLIEFEILNSRKSEDAAEAQLTFSLYTISILSFLSLLAGVWFSRSIIRSIMFPLRKAIGFASEIQNGNLNNQIEIDRFDEMGELLDFLKKMETSLREIIVEARISIKSSEEASREFYKVSKEFISTSETQANDSRNVADLIDRLSILVEKNTSTILTSAEHLRNLEKEIQKNLSSLIRVTESLNSLALQAKESSETAIKGREKVDGVQKSFSEVKRTVHKIKDSLAKIGEISTKTNMLALNAAIEAARAGEQGRGFSVVADEVSQLAEHTMKNTKEITDLIEFTRTSIEAGNGEIEQFSDFFTMIQENASNMAHFSLRLLDDMRAQESGLNLYSQKMHEVASNITDLESSSLENKSAYSSIKRLIQDLSQGARLISSGSQEIDSGAKKIDEQSDRVKRLMEKFSI
- the sufC gene encoding Fe-S cluster assembly ATPase SufC, giving the protein MTEILKIQDLRAGIQTGDSGEIKEIVKGVNLTIRPGEVHAIMGPNGSGKSTLSNVIMGHPKYQVLSGDILFEGKSILNLPTDERARLGIFLCFQYPTSIPGVTIGNFLKTIVKSVRGKDVPVKEFRKELKESMAGLDMPESFISRYVNDGFSGGEKKRNEILQMSLLKPKLSVLDETDSGLDIDALRIVSEGINRNKTAERSILLITHYQRMLNYITPDFVHVFAKGRILKTGTRELALELEEKGYDWILAESGD
- a CDS encoding cysteine desulfurase, encoding MSFSAERIRTDFPILGTKMNGKPLVFLDSAASSQKPFTVIDTIEKYYREENANIHRGIYYLSQKATEKYELSRIHLSRFIGAQCAKVCIFTRNATESINLVAQTWGRTQIKEGDEIVLNELEHHSNIVPWQMLAQEKKAVLKFIPLNEDSTLDLTNLDEIITAKTKLVAVSQMSNVTGTIHDILPIQKRAKEVGAKVLVDGAQGVCHLPVNMREMDYDFYVFSAHKMLGPTGVGVLYAKEEILEEMPPWMGGGDMISQVYKERSTYAELPSKLEAGTPNIAGVIGFGSAIEYLETIGMQEIRNHEVELLTYALDRLDDFGGLELYGTRDLSKRGGVISFNFPGVHPHDVGTILDEEGIAIRVGHHCAQPFMAFKNIPGTCRASLYLYNTKDDIDRLIEGLIKVKEIFSRVLKR
- a CDS encoding non-heme iron oxygenase ferredoxin subunit: MSFRKLANLSEIENGKVKVIETRYNRIGITSLDGNLYAFEDVCTHDGEAISEGELCGDVITCPRHEAQFSIKTGKALCMPAVEDLPIYPVRIVGDSIEVDLED